The nucleotide sequence tgacacttttagtccctgaatgacccagaagtttattttagcataccaaacccctcaaagcctatttctaagccatgtaaaggatatttatggtatgtttaacttatggacatgttccggaatgttcgttacagttcaaattggcatactttcgcagtttgtcaagtttagtccctgtaagcgaattaacttgtttttgctataccaaagccttcaaaacttatttctaagttatgtaaaggttatttaaggtatgttgagtatatgttgatgttccggagtatttgtcgcattaaactgagtacgtttacgcaccagtttgcgtataattctctagaaagcgatgtagagtttgaaattgagcaaaagttaaaacatgaaaaatgtaaaacacaaccaaacaaacattgggatcaaataacattattttattgataatagaactgttcatgatgattacaagcacaaatgttacacccgcgataggcagaagagctacgctgatccaaagcgtaaggattttcacttcgaagtgggtgaaaaggtattacttaaggtatcaccctggaagggggtgatgcgtttcggcaagaaaggcaaactgagtccgagatacataggaccatttgaggtcattgaacgggtcggatcagttgcctataagttgaacttgcctgaagagctcaatggaattcacaatgtgttccacatctgcaatctcaaaaagtgcttcgccgacgaatcgttggtgattccacacacagatgtgcatatagatgagagcttaaagttcatagaaaaacctttgtcgattgaagatcgacaggtgaagaagcttcgcagaaagcacgtaccgattgtaaaagtcaaatgggatgctcgtagaggtcctgaatatacgtgggaagtcgaagctacaatgaaagaaaagtacccctatttatttgagtaaatctcgggtcgagatttattttaagggggtgaggatgtaacacctcgaatttttgtgtccaatgatgtgttaacacgagtcatttgtttacacgtggcatctataataaataaaggactaattttgacaaaccttgaaagtatataaattcgagggttataaatgtcaacaagggtaaatatactgtatagtaaccctaaataaatgcttgtaccttcaaacgaataaatcataaaacgtacggaagcgtaacgcggaagaaagtgagagattacgaactacaggggttaactgtgtcaacatgtttaatattacctctgagtgaccctttaacgttcccaaggcttcgtaacagtattatacgctcactagaatatactgtaagaattccgcgaagttccgtcttaaaacgaaagagttatactcaaattcgtatgagaagggttaaaagcgtcaataatgaaagttaaggctttctgaacaattaataaaataaacggggacttaatagcgcgggtaaataacacgaggcccctatcggtaaatacccgagggccaaaccgcaaagttaccccttcaaacccgaaaggtcaggtaaatcattacgaaagatttcgttattaattaccagattctgtaatcatgacaaaagatttaaaatttctgaaatcttaaccccacgcggcccgcattgcatattgggttaagttgaggcgggccgcgagcctcctcaattacgcgtctggtatttagatcccaggcggcccgcattataaacacatggaacttccatgcgggccgcattagacgcccagatgcagaaagttgatgttttcttgacttttgagcatagtaaacgatcaatctccaataaatgaggcatgggtgccccctactcgacccatacacctctgggacacctacccatcatcccTGGACTGTTGTGGGTGGTTGTAATGATTATTggtgcttggcattggctataaatagccacattcttgcacataacattcacacaacttaaACATACACCTCTGgtcattctaaggagctcccaagcacttctctctgctccataagcaagaacacaacttctgtaagtgatctaaccctttgtggtttcacatttccttagtaaatggctaagaaccaaaccgtcgtaactacggtttgactttacaataaatcagtaatggttcagtcttatgacgaatcaaaagtggttatgagttggtatttatgtgggtaataaacctctaaaatggttccccctgatcaccactctaactatgtcaaatgtcgagtcaaatgtgcggttaaaaagtcaacagaaagctattttagcgatttatgcataatctgtaatgtatatgttatggaacctgttttgacaatcataaaacatgataataagtatataaacttgtttgcgctcgtttgaatcgatcatttgctatattgaaccggttcggagccgaatgtcgcaaaagtttgacttttgctttgacttcagttctgacccgttttagtgaggtatagatataccttaggactctcttaggaccaggtcacatgttggaataagcctctgtggtcggttcatgagttatccgagtcttttgcgcaattccgtcattcgcctaaaagttgaccgtaacggccttttaaaattaaaacgagtatttcggacacatgaaggaccataaccttgcttattaaattataagcatgtccttaaagtttcacgtcaatccgaggtctagaatgagagttatgctaattagcgcaatttaaataaacttttgtaataaacggcgcaattagcataacacctatctaaaccaagatttcgtcaccaaaacttttacccactgtattaaaataatattttgggaattttaaagatttttaataatttttacctcgctcataacctgcggttatggctacggttcggtaaataccgaatatgcccttttcggccaaaacatgagttctacaaggtcttttgacccgaatccagttgctactggttttaaataataaataaagtattttaagctttataagctgttcgggaaactcagatttcctgtagaactcgaaaagcccttttaaagtctttaaaatgaccgaaaagcccctacggggcataatactaacttaaactcgttacgggcatcacggaaggtatcctactgataccacaacccatttaaggcatattgacttaggaaataagcgtacgactctcatggttaaccgtttcgcctattgcgcgcacggttcggcttatgaaactagttttcataaattagccgatgcgggtcaaataatatcatttgaaccccaaaatccagagtgtgaaccattaacccatataaaacaagtctctaaACTTGTTGgggacagaatcacactccattctcggttttcgccttttcgcgcgattaaaccatatctatatatatcggaaccaaccggtctaggctacggccattataacgacccgttaggattctaagaggttaattaaaaccttcgttccagattaggagccccagtaaaagctatcggtgatttaatccaattaaggaaatatacttgcaaaggtaaatactttaacttatttcccctatatgggcttgggttacggtatattaataccgcttgattgagcattatataattccatcgcttaggtggttaattgactaaatatgatcggctcatttaaacagttttgttgcttataagcctttggggggtttaatgaccgttgtcccggatatccttggcatcattttacgaaatggccacgaccatcgacatcccggtgtaggcgtacacccggtataaagtgtcgacattaaatttaaaagacgtagtcgttggtttttatactacggttttacgcaaacgtggtgtgtctataaatctttaacccggcacgacccgggctactgaacgcataaaagaacatgtaaaacgttcacaagattttattataattttcccaagttataaaagagtttgtgccttgtgcattcaaatcaattttaataaacattttcaaatgtgtcagttgaatgtatttaccagtgtaaactgacgtattttccccaaaaagattaagtgcaggtacctaaacgtaaattggctggtattagctccctagcgtcgggataagtctcgcaagcttgattgcagtatctgatggaacaatactttatgtttatttacgatccactgtggatatattcaacccctgtaatacattttgatattacaatcagaggttgaagtttatatatttatctttaagcttccgctgtgcattatataattgtgtggtttgactatattgttgccaacatcgtcacggtaatcccccaccgggcccaccggtgagacacgtggaaatcggggtgtgacagcaacgTAATGTTTTTGATCAGATTATGGAATCTGTTAGAACAAACAAAGGTGGTGTCTTTTTTGTTTACGGATATGGTGGCACCGGTAAGACCTTTCTTTGGAAGACATTGTCGGCAGCAATTCGAAGTAAGTCTGAAATTGTTTTAAATGTTGCTTCAAGCGGTATAGCTTCTTTGCTACTTTCTGGAGGTCGAACAGCCCATTCTCGATTTTCCATCCCTCTGAATCTAAATGAGGATTCTCTTTGCCGCATGAAGCCTGGATCTGAACTTGCGTGTCTTTTAAAAAAAACACAACTTATTATATGGGATGAGGCTCCTATGATTCATAAACATGCCTTTGAAGCATTGGATAGAACCTTAAAAGATATATTGATGCCTGATTGTTCAAATAGCGAAGCTTTACCATTTGGAGGAAAGGTAATTGTATTTGGTGGTGACTTTAGACAGATTCTTCCTGTTGTTCCTAATGGCTCTAGACAGGATATCGTGAATGCTTCCCTGAGTTCGTCATATATATGGAATAAATGCAAGTTACTAAGGCTAACAAAAAACATGAGGCTTACTGTTGGCATGAATCATGGTGATATTGACAAGACAAAAGAGTTTGCTAAATGGCTTTTGGATATTGGCGAGGGAAAACTTGGTGGTCGCAACGACGGAGAAGCTCTTATTGATATACCTCAAGAACTGTTGATTACTGAGTCCACTAACCCTATTGGTAATCTGATCAACTTTGTGTATCCGTCGATACTTGAATCGTTCAATGATCCAAATTATTTTCAGGAAAGAGCCATACTTGCTCCTAAGAACGACGTTGTTCACGAGATAAATGATACCTTATTAGCAATGTTTCCTGGTGATCATAAAGAGTATCTAAGTTCAGATTCCATCTGCCAATCTGAGAATGTAACTGACCATATTCGACACAATGTTTACCCCCCCGATGTTCTAAATGGTCTTAAGGTTTCAGGAATGCCGAatcataaattggttttaaaagTTGGTGTTCCTATCATGCTGTTACGTAACCTTGATCAGAAAAACGGTCTGTGCAATGGTACAAGATTACAAGTCGTAAAACTTGGTGATCGGATTATTGAAGCCAAAGTGATTTCTGGTAATAATATTGGTACTAGAACTTTTATACCAAGGATCAATCTTTCCCCCTCTGACAAACGAATACCTTTCAAGCTTCAAAGAAGGCAATTCCCGATAGCTGTGTGTTTTGCAATGACGATAAATAAAAGTCAGGGACAGTCGTTATCTAAGGTTGGTTTGTTTCTAAAGCAGCCTGTTTTCACTCACGGACAACTATATGTTGCAGTTTCAAGAGTCAAAAGCATGGATGGTTTAAGGATGTTAATATTAGATGTTGAGGGAAACGTTACTAATAAGACTACAAATGTTGTATACAAAGAGATATtctcaaatttatagttttgaTTCGAAGtttcattattttaatattaatatccAACTGTCATATTATTTATTCCTTTACTCCGAGATTTATATTTCCATTttactttatatttttttatacattTCATTTGTAATATATATCACATACAACTTATATAAACAATCTGAACCACATATAAACAAACACAAGTTAGTTTGTAAATAGATATATTTAAACATTGATAACCAACAACTATTTATGCACGATACCAACTGTTAATTACATTCAAAATTATGGTACTTGGTTAGATGATATAATAGTAATTGTCTTTAACCATAAACTACCTAGGAACAAAATAAAACATCATAACCATAGAAACTTTGTCCAAAAAAGAGTAAACCTAAAAACATGATCACAAAACAGTCATCATTTGTTCAACACAAACACCTTCATGATTAGATTACCTGTTAACATGCATTAACCCCATCCACATTTGATAAGATCAGGAGATTTGATGAACTTACAAATGTGAAATGCAGTCTATCACCCAAACAAAGTCCATTCTCCTTCATGAACATCGGCCAACCTTCGATTGCATACCTTACAGCATTTCCATTCTTTTGGCGCCTAACATTCATTTTGATTGTTTTTCCCTTCATGTTCCTCACGTTTAACTTATGAGATTTATTTCGGAATCCGGCTGCTCTTACAACATTAGCAGGCATTCTCTGCATGCAAATCCGTATTTAAGAACTCATTCAGCCATATTCATGTTAAAATATTTCAGTCTATGATTTTTATGTCAAAAATACATACCATGCGGTTTTCTCCTTTCATTGTGAAATCATACTTTCCAATTTTCTCAACAGTAGTTGTTTTTGCAACAACTTTTCCTTCAACCTCCGCTATCTTTAATCCATGATCATCCCTCTTTCTtttttcctttacctttttttgAACACATACATTATATTTAGAATAAAATCTAAGTTAATAATAAATGTTGAtcactacatattgtttatttatgataAACGTACCATCCGTTTCCGAGTTATCTCTCCATCTGTTGAGACCTTTTCCATTTCAAATTCTGTCCTGCATACAAGCTCCTTACTGACCTCCGCACGACAATATGCCTCTACATGTTTACCTTTCTTCGTAACCTATTAAGATAAAACAAAAAAACCTATTAAGACAATATGCATCTACATGTTTTCCTCTACATGTTGAGACCTTTTCCATTTCAAATTCTACCTTTGAGTTTTCTTTTCCAGCAATGTTCTTAATCACTTCCTGTTTTTTACTAATTTCATGAATCTGTGTATCATATTTAATAAAATTACAACATCTGATTGTAATGTGTTTTAATCTACATAAATATAAGGTTATTACCTCAGAAATCATCTCATCTGTggagtcatcatcatcatcaccaaagcTCTGTTATACAATAAGATATTAGCAAAAGAGACGTAATTATTACTAAACTGTTATACTTTAAGTTGATAATACTTACAAAGTTGACGGTTTTGTAGTATGTGTCTTTAGCTATCTCCATCAGAGACTCAtcatcactttcttcttttttattcaaAACAACTTCAACTCCTCGACGATAAATCTTTATCTCAAATTTTTTGCTTTCCGTATTCGTCAACAACATTATATCATCATCTTCTATCCCAAGATCATCAAATAGTTTCGGACAACCTTTCGTAAAAACATAATTATCATTTATTTTCTCCGTCTCAACTTTCCAAATCTGACCTGCTGCACATATGTTATAATAATCGTTGACTGGCGTGTGAGAGTAACATTTTGTAACATAAGCTTCGGGAATCACCTGAAAAGTTTAGTAGCATTTTACTctcaaatatatatgtatatcatttaTTTTACAACTATAAAGAAAAACAGATTAATATATAAATGTATACTTACTATTATCTTTAAAATGCCGTAACGGTTTACTGTTACGAAAGATTCACCACATATGTTGTTGACGAAACAATCAATGTGAATATCTTTATCTTTCAATATCCTTAAGCGCAACAATGTCTGTTTTTTCAACTGAAGATCCCTTACGACATTTTTCCAACCATCAGTTATAACCGATTCCCCGCTTATACTTCTCAAATAAGCTGTCCAACTTCTTTCACTTTGATGATGTATCATTACTTTAGTTCTTTGCCAATAATCACCGTATACACTCTTAACAAACTCAATTGGCAGTACCTGTTGTTAAATTTATGTTAAAGATATTATCTAACACAAATTAGAGATATTTTATTTTCTAACAATTGTAACATACCAGTTTCATCGAGTAATCATCATCCAACACAGTTATGCATGAGGAACTCATCTTTATATACCTGTAAACAATGATGTATATATTTGTTTGCAATATACAATaatacaatatacaatatacaTATAAACAATAACAAAGCAACTGTTATCTCATCATCTAACCATAATTTTTTTCACAATGACATTCACAAACTATATCAACCAAATAAGTATAGTAACCTAAATTTTATACATTCAAAGACAAACAATTAAATGTAATCCGTTTTAGATAACATAAGGTACACAATAAATAACATTGTTATTCAAGTTTTGTAATGTTATAACCTAATCAATGATCCAAAATACAATGTCAATCAAGAATTTTTAATTTTCACAATAAGATGTACTAAATATATCAACCAAATCATGTTAAAAAAcagaaattatatatttttaaacacaTTCAATACGATCTAATTTATTTTAGATACACATAAGATACACAACATTTAATTTCATAAAACTGAAAAACCTGATTTCATGTGTAAACCGTAAACAATCGCCGGAAATACTTCGGTGAAGTCACTTAACCCGGAAATTGGCGTTCAACTCAGATGATAATAAGTGTGTGAATCAAAGAGGAGATTTCCGATAAAatgatcggaaataatggaggtaaACTTACTTTACCAAATTTCTTCTTCACCGTCGGTTTATGTTTCTTGAGCCAAGTGATTGTTCATTGAAGGTGATGGAGTGTTGCAGCAGCTTTAGTCTTTGATATGATATGTGAtgattataatttatattttatttttaatttaagtatcgatttttatttttaacatatatCCGTTATTTATGTAATAATATTAAACTAATGTTTTTTATTTTACCCATTATGTATTTGAATAtcatacaaaaatatatattcaCTAATTAGTACTAATATTTCGGAAAACCTTTTATTATGTTAAATTTTTATTACTAGCAATATTTTGTAAATCTTTTGCTATTTTTAAAACACATTTACAATAATTacattaatttatatatttttgtacAATATtgagtttattaattatttacaTAAATAGTTATAAGAATTGTTGATTCTATAGTTTCTTAAATTTTATTTCCAATTTTCTCATATAAATACATGCTGATATTTTTTTCTTTCATTCTATGTGTTGCTATTAGTATTCGATTGTTAGTATTCTTCCTCAACTGTCGTGTTCGGGTGAATATGTATCGTCATGGTCCGTATTTCATCATAACTCTACTTGATCCACTATCCCTTCAACAGGTACATAACTTTCATTATTGTTTTTATAAACTATTTATTAGTATTGTTTGATGTTTGATATTTATTCTAAAGaaatttttcatatattttttttttggttttcagGCTATACCTATATGTATGAGTAGATTTATATGGACGAATAAGTTACAATCCTCAACTGTTAGCCTTAAATTTGATGAAAAGCATTCATGGCGTGTTCGCATCCAATTAATAGAAGATGTATTCTACTTCACTGATGGATGGTCTGAGGTTTTAAATTACTTTGGCCATGGATATTTCTTTATTATTTTCAACTATCTTGGTGATCGTACTTTTAAGTTCAAGCTTTTCTGTCATGATCCAAATCAAGAGTGGGGAAACCGTTTTGTAAAATTATTCAAAATCCTTTACAAACTCCATTTATTATagatttatattgttttttttttctcgatTTATGTAAAACATAATACTCATACATTTTATAATAATTAATTTCTTTATAGGTTATACCAGATACTTTTCTTTCAGAACATTTTGATTATCCTTTACCTGATAACAAGGTTATACTTAACGTATCCGAGATTCATAAATGGGAAGTCCGTATTAGAAAGATTGGTCGAAATTATTGTTTTGctgatggttggtttaaatttATTGAAGATCTCAGGTTAAATCCGGGCGATATTTTGTGTTTTAAAATAAACGACGTGAAAGATTTTAATATTACCATATTCAATAAGCACGGTCGTCAAGTTTTGTTAAACAACACTCCTTTGATTGAGCAAGAATATGAACATATTACCAATGTTGAAGGTTATCGACAAGTTAGTGATGATCCTAACTATCCTTTTTTTGCAATGACAGTATCTACTGAATTGGTATTCTACTATGCTTttttatgtttaatttttttttatttttagtttttttcatttaataacattaACATATTTGTAATGTGCTTACAAAATGTAGATCCTTCCCAAATTGATTACTGACATAAGTGGTTTAAATGAGTTTTCTGAAGTAAACATCAAAGTTGTTAAAGGAAATACTTGGGTTAAGAATCTTCGTACACACAATATTGATGGTCAAATAAGGTTTGTCAATCAatttattatcttatttattatatattattatttaactTTCACTGTATTTGTATATGAATTAGTAacattttttttcatattttatctAACATAGGTACGGTGTTGTTGGGTGGCATGATATAATTGAAGCTGAACATATTTCCTTAGGTGACGATTGTTTCTTCAACTGGTCGAAAGCGAATTCCAAGTTATTGGTTACGAAACTCAAGCAAGCATAAGTGCTATAGTAATAGGCTTTCACTTTTTATTTAAAATCCGAAAAAACAATTACCTTACAATAACTTTTCAATCACCCTTTATATACGTTTCCGGTACAATGcgtttgttattttatttattttaaattcaGATTGCCAT is from Helianthus annuus cultivar XRQ/B chromosome 9, HanXRQr2.0-SUNRISE, whole genome shotgun sequence and encodes:
- the LOC110888761 gene encoding ATP-dependent DNA helicase PIF1-like; this translates as MESVRTNKGGVFFVYGYGGTGKTFLWKTLSAAIRSKSEIVLNVASSGIASLLLSGGRTAHSRFSIPLNLNEDSLCRMKPGSELACLLKKTQLIIWDEAPMIHKHAFEALDRTLKDILMPDCSNSEALPFGGKVIVFGGDFRQILPVVPNGSRQDIVNASLSSSYIWNKCKLLRLTKNMRLTVGMNHGDIDKTKEFAKWLLDIGEGKLGGRNDGEALIDIPQELLITESTNPIGNLINFVYPSILESFNDPNYFQERAILAPKNDVVHEINDTLLAMFPGDHKEYLSSDSICQSENVTDHIRHNVYPPDVLNGLKVSGMPNHKLVLKVGVPIMLLRNLDQKNGLCNGTRLQVVKLGDRIIEAKVISGNNIGTRTFIPRINLSPSDKRIPFKLQRRQFPIAVCFAMTINKSQGQSLSKVGLFLKQPVFTHGQLYVAVSRVKSMDGLRMLILDVEGNVTNKTTNVVYKEIFSNL